In one window of Streptomyces roseofulvus DNA:
- a CDS encoding peptidase E, with the protein MSDVPEPRLALLGGGFSTDDDGLLDDWLLGHARVARPRVCFVPTASGDAPAYVERFLAAFRRRACTPSVLHLFRRDADDRELRAFLLAQDVVYVGGGNTANLLAVWRAHGVDRILGEALERGTLLSGISAGANCWAEGSHTDSFGPLTHLPDGLGLLPGSVCPHYDGEPGRRPSYRAAVAGGALPAGWAVEDGVGALFAGGRPVDVVSRREGAGLYRVEPDGGGGVQERAVPVRRLRQEEGAPKRAR; encoded by the coding sequence ATGTCCGACGTCCCCGAGCCCCGGCTGGCCCTCCTCGGCGGCGGCTTCTCGACCGACGACGACGGGCTCCTGGACGACTGGCTGCTCGGCCACGCGCGCGTGGCGCGGCCCCGGGTGTGCTTCGTCCCCACCGCGAGCGGTGACGCCCCGGCGTACGTCGAGCGGTTCCTCGCCGCGTTCCGGCGCCGTGCCTGCACCCCGTCCGTGCTGCACCTCTTCCGCCGGGACGCCGACGACCGGGAGCTGCGCGCCTTCCTCCTCGCGCAGGACGTCGTCTACGTCGGCGGCGGCAACACCGCGAACCTGCTTGCCGTCTGGCGGGCGCACGGCGTGGACCGGATCCTGGGCGAGGCACTGGAGCGCGGGACGCTGCTGAGCGGCATCAGCGCGGGCGCCAACTGCTGGGCCGAGGGCTCGCACACCGACTCCTTCGGGCCGCTGACGCACCTGCCGGACGGCCTGGGGCTGCTGCCGGGCTCGGTCTGCCCGCACTACGACGGGGAGCCGGGCCGCCGCCCCTCGTACCGGGCCGCCGTGGCGGGCGGCGCGCTGCCGGCCGGGTGGGCCGTCGAGGACGGCGTGGGCGCCCTCTTCGCCGGGGGGCGGCCCGTGGACGTGGTGAGCCGGCGGGAGGGGGCCGGGCTGTACCGGGTGGAGCCCGACGGCGGCGGGGGAGTCCAGGAACGGGCCGTGCCCGTGCGCCGGCTGCGTCAGGAGGAGGGGGCGCCGAAGCGGGCCAGGTAG
- a CDS encoding DUF3626 domain-containing protein gives MTTTSASRTSPSPLHDAGLRALAHVEARSSGAPLDPALRVTLNFHPHFLDALADDGVYRSQFVTGTGNGGLTARPGGDRWRWESRIFGGAYDEAPAHERPVYGALDFRRRPYGAAPRFGSAHLRLTPEATARTSFCYPDSFLEPTDFGVASRMSLVALAEADAADPLDDYVEAQVHGPVEIARDVEALVLDPSHRGTAVEAAARRLPCPVEWHGGFRLTVAELRRHPDFRGPEYVELGARLAVDGLLDPRIVQEASLSGAYDPQDVKKVWHYLARFGAPSS, from the coding sequence ATGACGACGACTTCCGCCTCCCGCACGTCCCCCTCTCCGCTGCACGACGCGGGCCTGCGGGCGCTGGCGCACGTGGAGGCGCGGTCGTCGGGGGCGCCCCTGGACCCGGCGCTGCGGGTCACGCTCAACTTCCACCCGCACTTCCTGGACGCGCTGGCCGACGACGGCGTCTACCGCTCGCAGTTCGTGACCGGCACCGGCAACGGCGGGCTCACCGCCCGGCCCGGCGGTGACCGGTGGCGCTGGGAGAGCCGGATCTTCGGCGGCGCGTACGACGAGGCGCCGGCCCACGAGCGCCCGGTCTACGGCGCCCTCGACTTCCGCCGCCGGCCCTACGGCGCCGCGCCCCGCTTCGGCTCCGCCCACCTCCGGCTGACGCCGGAGGCCACCGCCCGGACGAGCTTCTGCTACCCCGACAGCTTCCTGGAGCCGACCGACTTCGGGGTGGCGTCCCGGATGAGCCTGGTGGCGCTGGCGGAGGCGGACGCGGCCGACCCGCTCGACGACTACGTCGAGGCGCAGGTCCACGGCCCCGTCGAGATCGCGCGGGACGTGGAAGCGCTGGTCCTGGACCCGAGCCACCGCGGCACCGCCGTGGAGGCGGCGGCCCGCAGGCTGCCGTGCCCCGTCGAGTGGCACGGCGGCTTCCGCCTCACGGTCGCCGAACTCCGCCGGCACCCGGACTTCCGCGGCCCGGAGTACGTCGAGCTGGGCGCCCGCCTCGCCGTCGACGGCCTCCTCGACCCACGGATCGTCCAGGAGGCCTCCCTGTCCGGGGCGTACGACCCCCAGGACGTCAAAAAGGTCTGGCACTACCTGGCCCGCTTCGGCGCCCCCTCCTCCTGA
- a CDS encoding ThuA domain-containing protein, whose translation MPTPDVLVYTRTAGYRHDSIPDAAAALAALAAGRGLTAEATEDPAAFTADGLAGRALVVLLSTTGTVLTPDGRTALEAYLRGGGALLAVHAAANAEPDWPFYGDLLGTRFAGHPPLQPGAVLVEDAGHPACAPLPGRWEWTDEWYEYASHPRAAGVRVLLRADETAYEGGTLGDDHPIAWCRTVDAGRFLFTALGHAPEAYRDPLFRAHLDGALTWLLG comes from the coding sequence GTGCCCACCCCCGACGTCCTCGTCTACACCCGCACCGCCGGGTACCGGCACGACTCCATCCCCGACGCCGCCGCCGCCCTCGCCGCGCTCGCCGCCGGGCGGGGGCTCACCGCCGAGGCCACCGAGGACCCCGCCGCGTTCACCGCCGACGGTCTCGCCGGCCGCGCGCTCGTCGTCCTGCTCTCCACCACCGGCACCGTCCTCACCCCCGACGGCCGCACCGCCCTGGAGGCGTACCTGCGCGGTGGCGGCGCGCTGCTCGCCGTGCACGCCGCCGCCAACGCCGAACCCGACTGGCCCTTCTACGGCGACCTCCTCGGCACCCGCTTCGCCGGGCACCCCCCGCTCCAGCCCGGCGCCGTCCTCGTCGAGGACGCCGGCCACCCCGCCTGCGCGCCGCTGCCGGGCCGCTGGGAGTGGACGGACGAGTGGTACGAGTACGCCTCCCACCCGCGCGCCGCGGGCGTCCGCGTCCTGCTGCGCGCCGACGAGACCGCGTACGAGGGCGGCACGCTCGGCGACGACCATCCGATCGCCTGGTGCCGGACCGTCGACGCGGGCCGCTTCCTGTTCACGGCCCTCGGCCACGCCCCGGAGGCGTACCGCGACCCCCTCTTCCGCGCCCATCTCGACGGGGCCCTGACCTGGCTGCTCGGCTGA